The Nocardia sp. NBC_01503 sequence CCATGGCCATGGCCTACCTCGACGCACTGGTCTCGCACGATGCCAGCGCCGTCCGCTTCACCCCCGACGCCACCCGCGTCGAAGCCGGAATGCAGACCGGCTACTCCGGACCCCAGCTCAGCAACGACCTCGAACACGGGGTCCAATACCGGGTCGTCCAGCGCATTCGCGAGGTCCGACTCTCCGAATCCGGTGATGTGGTCACCGCCCGCTACCTGCTCGACTCCGGCGTCGCCGGAATCCGCCTCATGACCGTCGACATCGCCGAAACCTTCGCCATGACCGACGGCGCCATCCACACCATCGTCGCCACCATCACACCCACGTAGTTCCAGACGCTCACACGCCGAAGATCGCCAGGTGGATCAGACCGCCGACCACACCCAGGGCGGCACCGTGCACGAACAGCAGCCATTCGTCCTGGCGGGTGGCCGAGCGCAGCAGATCCACGAAATCGCGGCGGTCCAGGGCGCGCATCTGGGTGGCCACGAAGTCCCGGATGCGCGCGGTCTGCGACGAGAGGAATGAGGGATCCGAGAAGGCGGTGTGGGCCAGGGACAGTATCTCCGGGGTGGCATCGGATTTGAGCCGGTCATAACCGGAGCGGCCCAGGGAGAAGCGCAGGGCCGGTTTGGCCTGCCCCACCGCCTGATCGATCGACGCGCCCAGAATCGAGTCCAGCATGGTGGTGGTGCGGTCGGCACGCGGACCGGCCAGCAGTTCGCGGGCGAGGTTCTGGGGCGTCATGACCTCGCCCGCGATGATTTCCGCGTACCCGTCGGCGATCTCGTCGCGACGCTCGAGCATCAGGCCCTGCCGCCACGGCACCCACCATTTCGGGTGCAGCGGTTCATAGATCATGGTGATGCCGACCCAGTTCACGATGTAGCCGATCACCACCCCGCCCAGCGGCAGCACCCACCAGTACGGGAAGAAATGCAGTACGGCGACCAGCACGAAACCCATCGGGAAGCCGAAGTAGAAGCCGAAGTTCTGCATGAAACGCAGTTCGGACGCGGCGATTTCGCGGAAGATGCGATTGATCAGGCGCGGGTTGGCGGTGAGATGCCGGATGGTCATCCACTTGGGGTCGATCAATTCCTCGATATGCTCGCCGATGGCATCGGTGATGGCGCGGGCACTGGCGGGCAACTGCTCGGCGACCCGGCGATACACCAGCTCGCGCGCGGATTCGGGCAGGTTGAACCACAATTGCGGATTCCGGCGCTCCAGAATGCGCGCCACCATCACCGGAATCTGCGGCCGGGTGAGCGTGACCAGCTGTTCGGCGATACTGTCCGGATCGAGCTCCCGATAGAAGTCGGACATGCTCCCCAATTTGGAGAGCCCCTTGTCGACGGCGATGCTGGACATCTTCTCCGCCCGCGAGGGCACGATCCCCTGCCAGCCGACGCGGCCGTCGTCCGACAGCAGCGGCAGCACCTGGATGCGCCGCGGCAGATACGGGAAGACCCAACGTAATCCGGGCAATCGGAACCCGTGGAAACGGATCGGCTCGAACAGCATCAGGATGCCGGTCCAGTTCGTGACATAGCCGATGACCCCGGTAAACAGCGGAATGGTGATCAGCTCGAGCCACACACCCCAGAGAGTACGGCCCCGAGCACGTGCATATGGGCGATTTTCACCCTTCGGGCCGGTGCGCGCCGTCGGCCTCGCCGACAGGATGCCGGAGGGTAGCCGAGGAGCACGCGTAGGTTCGGCGCGCAATCGCCCCGGGGCGGGCCGAAGTACTGCCGGATATCGTGATCCCATGGCTGAATTCGGCAGTGCCGCCGCATCCCGACCACCCGCGATCGATGGGGTACGGCGGTCGTTCGTCACCGCTCGCGGAGTGCGATTCCATGTGACCGAGGCCGGGTCCGCGGAGGGGCGGCCGGTACTGCTGTTGCACGGCTGGCCGCAGCATCACTACACGTATCGGGATCTGCTGGCGAATCCGCCTGCGGGGCTGCGGATTATCGCACCGGATCTGCCCGGGTACGGCTGGTCCGGACCCGCACCGCACAAATGGGCCAAGGATGATGTGGCCTCGGATCTGTTCGCCCTGCTCGATGAGCTGGGTATCGACCGGGTATTGCTCGCCGGGCACGATTGGGGCGGGTTCATCGGATACCGCATGATCCTGCGCGAACCGGAGCGCTTCTCCGGCTACCTCGCCATGAATATGGCACACCCCTGGGTTCCCACATCCGTTGTCACACGCAATCTTTGGCGATTCCTGACCTATCAGCCACTGATCGCGATCGCGGGTAAACCGGTGCAGCGGCGCACCGGCTTCCTGGAGTGGCTGATCAGCAGCGCCATGACCGATCGCACCGCCGTCACCCGTGAGGTGGTGCGCAGCTTCTCCGAGCGCTTCCGCGATCCGGTCTGTGCGCAGGCGGCCACCGACACCTACCGAACCTTCTGGCTCAAAGAGATTCCGCAGGCCGCGCGCAATCCCGAACGCCGCCGCGGCACCGTCCCGATCCACGCCCTCTTCGGCCTCGACGACGCGGCGGTGCACCACTCCATGGCCGATCCCGCATCCGCGCGGGCCGACGACTACACCTTCGAAGGCGTCAGCGGCTGCGGACATTTCATCATCGACGAACGCCCCGACCTGGTCCGCGCCCGCCTGATCGAACTGGCCGACCGCACCGAATAACCCCGCACAGGTCAGTGCTGTGCGAGGCTATCGTCGGCGAATCAGCGGTGTGCCGCACCATTTCCGGTGTGTCCGGCGAGCAGGCTGCTGAAGGGGGTCACCGCGCCGAGGGAGTTTCCGGAGGTGCGTTTGCGGGGTTCGGTGTCCTGGAGGAAGCCCGCTACGGCGGTGGGTTCGGCTACTACCAGGGTGGCGAATTCGGCTGCGGCGCGGTGGATTCGGTCGTTCAGACCGGTGGAGCCGAAATCCTCGGTGGCGGCGAAGACGCCGGTGGGGACGATGACCGCGCGCAG is a genomic window containing:
- a CDS encoding alpha/beta fold hydrolase, translating into MAEFGSAAASRPPAIDGVRRSFVTARGVRFHVTEAGSAEGRPVLLLHGWPQHHYTYRDLLANPPAGLRIIAPDLPGYGWSGPAPHKWAKDDVASDLFALLDELGIDRVLLAGHDWGGFIGYRMILREPERFSGYLAMNMAHPWVPTSVVTRNLWRFLTYQPLIAIAGKPVQRRTGFLEWLISSAMTDRTAVTREVVRSFSERFRDPVCAQAATDTYRTFWLKEIPQAARNPERRRGTVPIHALFGLDDAAVHHSMADPASARADDYTFEGVSGCGHFIIDERPDLVRARLIELADRTE